A window of Sebastes umbrosus isolate fSebUmb1 chromosome 3, fSebUmb1.pri, whole genome shotgun sequence contains these coding sequences:
- the LOC119484993 gene encoding CSC1-like protein 2 isoform X5 → MLRALIVTMAIYSGGHACSGHDNCSAHSESKDYCYSARIRSTVLQGLPFGGVPTVLALDFMCFLVLLFVFSILRKVAWDYGRLALVTDADSVASAMHSETPDRYERLTSVSSSVDFDQRDNGFCSWLTAIFRIKDEEIREKCGEDAVHYLSFQRHIIGLLVVVGVLSVGIVLPVNFSGDLLENNAYSFGRTTIANLKSGTNLLWLHTSFAFMYLLLTVYSMRRHTSKMHYKEDDLVKRTLFINGISKYAEEIHIKQHFEQAYENCTVLEARICYNVAKLMSLNAERKKTERSKKFFTDLMAKEHVPTMINPKPCGHLCCCAITGCEEEEAVSYYTKTEAKLKEEYRKEKEKVHTKPLGMAFVTFQNESMTAIILKDFNACQVQGCRCRQEPRSSQFSEALHVHSWSVSYAPDPQNVRWEHLSLGGISWWIRCFIINVILFLLLFFLTTPAIIISTMDKFNVTKPVEYLNNPIVTQFFPTLLLWAFSALLPTIVYYSAFFEAHWTRSGENRTTMHKCYTFLIFMVLLLPSLGLSSLDVFFRWLFDRKFLADATVRFECVFLPDNGAFFVNYVIASAFIGNAMDLLRIPGLLMYMIRLCLARSAADRRNVKRHQAYEFQFGAAYAWMMNVFTVVMAYSITCPIIVPFGLMYMLLKHLVDRYNMYYAYLPSKLDKKIHSGAVTQVVAAPILCLFWLLFFSTVRTGFETPTSMFTLVVLIVTIVVCLSHVCFGHFKYLSAHNYKIDTKETDVDAVENGRPARPTSSPITKSQQQQQQQQQQQQQQMYIAQVLQDPNSDEPGGGSGEEDRGSSQDEELLNGGNSINEADFQSGEDSLIANEVHQ, encoded by the exons ATGCTCAGAGCGCTGATCGTTACCATGGCGATATACAGCGGCGGCCATGCGTGCAGCGGCCATGACAACTGCTCCGCCCACAGCGAGTCCAAAGACTACTGCTACTCGGCTCGCATCCGCAGCACGGTGCTGCAGGGGCTGCCGTTCGGAGGGGTGCCCACCGTGCTCGCCCTCGACTTCATGTGCTTCCTG gtgcTGCTCTTCGTCTTTTCCATTCTACGTAAGGTTGCGTGGGACTATGGACGCCTGGCGCTGGTCACCGACGCCGACAG CGTTGCCTCGGCGATGCACTCGGAGACGCCCGACCGCTACGAACGCCTcacctccgtctcctcctccgtcGACTTCGACCAGAGAGACAAC GGTTTTTGCTCGTGGCTGACGGCCATCTTCAGAATAAA ggaTGAAGAGATCAGGGAGAAGTGTGGCGAGGATGCCGTCCATTACCTGTCCTTCCAGCGTCACATCATCGGCCTGCTGGTCGTAGTCGGCGTCCTCTCCGTCGGCATCGTCCTGCCCGTCAACTTCTCCGGAGACCTTCTGG AAAACAACGCCTACAGCTTCGGACGCACCACGATAGCCAACCTGAAGTCTGG GACGAATCTGTTGTGGCTTCACACTTCGTTTGCCTTCATGTATCTGCTGCTGACCGTCTACAGcatgaggagacacacgtccaAGATGCACTACAAGGAGGACGACCTG GTGAAGCGAACTTTATTCATTAACGGCATCTCTAAATACGCCGAGGAGATTCACATCAAACAACACTTTGA ACAGGCGTATGAGAACTGCACGGTGCTGGAGGCTCGGATCTGCTACAACGTGGCCAAACTGATGTCTCTGAACGCAGAGAG gAAGAAGACGGAGCGCAGTAAGAAGTTCTTCACTGACCTGATGGCGAAGGAACACGTTCCCACCATGATCAACCCCAAACCCTGCGGACACCTCTGCTGCTGCGCCATCACCGGCTGCGAGGAG GAGGAGGCGGTCAGCTACTACACCAAGACGGAGGCCAAGCTGAAGGAGGAGTacaggaaggagaaggagaaggtcCACACCAAACCGCTGGGCATGGCCTTCGTCACCTTCCAGAACGAGTCCATGACCGCCAT TATTCTGAAGGACTTTAACGCCTGTCAGGTTCAGGGTTGTCGGTGTCGTCAGGAGCCTCGTTCCTCTCAGTTCAGCGAGGCGCTTCACGTTCACAGCTGGAGCGTTTCGTACGCTCCCGACCCGCAGAACGTCCGCTG GGAGCACCTGTCGCTGGGTGGGATCTCCTGGTGGATCCGCTGCTTCATCATCAAcgtcatcctcttcctcctgctcttcttccTCACCACGCCCGCCATCATCATCTCCACCATGGACAAGTTCAACGTCACAAAGCCTGTCGAGTATCTCAAC AATCCCATCGTCACTCAGTTCTTccccactctgctgctctgggctttctctgctctgctgcccaCCATCGTCTACTACTCGGCCTTCTTCGAGGCTCACTGGACCAG gtctGGAGAAAACAGGACGACGATGCATAAATGTTACACCTTCCTGATCTTCATGGTTCTGCTGCTGCCGTCTCTCGGACTCAGCAG TCTGGATGTTTTCTTCCGATGGCTCTTTGATAGGAAGTTCCTGGCTGATGCCACAGTCAGATTTGA GTGCGTCTTCCTGCCGGATAACGGAGCGTTCTTCGTCAACTACGTCATCGCCTCTGCGTTCATCGGTAACGCCATGGACCTGCTGAGGATCCCCGGCTTGCTCATGTACATGATCCGACTGTGCCTGGCTCGCTCCGCCGCCGACCGCCGCAACGTCAAGAGG CACCAGGCCTATGAGTTTCAGTTCGGAGCGGCGTACGCCTGGATGATGAACGTCTTCACGGTGGTGATGGCGTACAGCATCACCTGCCCCATCATCGTCCCCTTCG GTCTGATGTACATGTTGCTGAAACACCTGGTGGACCGATACAACATGTACTACGCCTACCTGCCCTCCAAACTGGACAAGAAGATCCACTCTGGAGCCGTCACCCAGGTGGTGGCGGCGCCCATCCTCTGCCTCTTCTGGCTGCTCTTCTTCTCCACCGTGCGCACAG GTTTCGAGACGCCAACCTCGATGTTCACGCTGGTGGTTCTGATCGTCACCATCgtggtctgtctgtctcacgTCTGCTTCGGACACTTCAAGTACCTCAGCGCTCACAACTACAAG ATCGACACCAAGGAGACCGACGTGGACGCTGTCGAGAACGGACGTCCAGCTCGTCCCACGTCCTCCCCGATCACCAAATCTCAG cagcagcagcagcagcagcaacagcagcagcagcagcagatgtacATCGCCCAGGTGCTCCAGGACCCGAACTCGGACGAGCCGGGCGGGGGCAGCGGCGAGGAGGACCGAGGGTCGTCACAGGACGAGGAGTTGCTGAACGGAGGCAACAGCATCAACGAGGCGGATTTTCAGTCAGGGGAGGACAGTCTGATCGCCAACGAGGTCCACCAGTAG